Below is a genomic region from Chengkuizengella sp. SCS-71B.
CGTTGAGGAAAGAACTAACCCAATTAAAGAAAACTGAGTTGCAATGGCTAAATGAAGTGTCAAATAACGTGGCTAAACAAGCTGTTAAAGATGCTTGTAATGCTTATAAACGTTTCTTTAAAGGTCTGGCTGACAAACCAAAGTTTAAGAGCAGACGTAAAAGTAAACCATCGTTTTACAATGACACGGAAAAGTTGAAAGTAAAGCCAATGAAAGTGTTGATCGAAAAGGTAGGATGGGTTAACACAACTGAACAAATTCCGATGGAAGTGAAATACATGAACCCTAGAGTAAGTTTTGACGGAAAGTACTGGTATTTATCCGTTGGAGTGGAAGAAGAACAATCGAAAATTGAATTAACAGATGAAGTTATCGGTGTTGATGTAGGTATTAAAGATTTAGCTGTATGTAGTAATGGAATGACGTTTAAAAATATAAACAAAACAAAAAGAATCAAAAAGATGGAAAAGAAGTTGCGTAGGTTGCAACGCACCCTATCAAAAAAATATGAAATGAATAAGGAGGGAAACCGTTTCGTCAAAACATGCAACATTATAAAACTCGAAAAGAAAATAAAGTTAGTACACCGTAAATTAGCAAATATAAGAAACAATTATTTGCATCAAACAACGAATGAGATCGTGAAAACCAAGCCATCTAAAGTTGTTATGGAAGATTTGAATATTAAAGGCATGATGAAAAACAAACATTTATCCAAAGCGATTGCAAAACAATGTTTACATGAGTTTAAAAAACAAATGGAGTACAAATGTAAGTTTTATGGAATTGAATTAATACTCGCTGATAAATGGTATCCATCTTCTAAGACATGTAGTTGTTGTGGAGAAGTAAAAAAAGACCTTAAACTATCAGATCGTACATACCAATGTAATTCATGTGGTTTGGTGATAGATCGAGACTATAATGCAAGTCTGAATCTATCAAACTATCAACAAATCAGCGTAATATCACTTTAAAAGATATCGTTGATGTGTACCATT
It encodes:
- a CDS encoding RNA-guided endonuclease TnpB family protein, coding for MILAKKIRIKPNEEQEQKLWQSVGTARFIYNWTLARQEENYNNGGKFILDGTLRKELTQLKKTELQWLNEVSNNVAKQAVKDACNAYKRFFKGLADKPKFKSRRKSKPSFYNDTEKLKVKPMKVLIEKVGWVNTTEQIPMEVKYMNPRVSFDGKYWYLSVGVEEEQSKIELTDEVIGVDVGIKDLAVCSNGMTFKNINKTKRIKKMEKKLRRLQRTLSKKYEMNKEGNRFVKTCNIIKLEKKIKLVHRKLANIRNNYLHQTTNEIVKTKPSKVVMEDLNIKGMMKNKHLSKAIAKQCLHEFKKQMEYKCKFYGIELILADKWYPSSKTCSCCGEVKKDLKLSDRTYQCNSCGLVIDRDYNASLNLSNYQQISVISL